The proteins below come from a single Mycolicibacterium sp. TY81 genomic window:
- a CDS encoding MmcQ/YjbR family DNA-binding protein, producing MLDADDVRRIALSLPETTEKERWGHPTFDVARKMFVTVPDDQTSFAVRCPRFDREELIAAEPHKFWVPRHEAASSWVRVRLEALDDEQELTDILADSWRLAAPPRLTEQEES from the coding sequence GTGCTCGATGCCGATGACGTGCGCCGCATCGCGCTGTCCCTCCCGGAGACCACAGAGAAGGAGCGTTGGGGCCACCCGACTTTCGACGTGGCGCGCAAGATGTTCGTCACGGTGCCCGACGATCAGACCTCGTTTGCGGTGCGCTGTCCGAGGTTCGACCGCGAAGAGCTGATCGCGGCCGAACCGCACAAGTTCTGGGTGCCGCGACATGAGGCGGCGTCGTCGTGGGTGCGGGTCCGGCTGGAGGCGCTCGACGACGAGCAGGAACTGACCGACATCCTCGCCGACTCGTGGCGACTGGCTGCCCCGCCCAGACTCACCGAGCAAGAAGAATCCTGA
- a CDS encoding NAD(P)/FAD-dependent oxidoreductase encodes MTASDGEFFDVLIIGAGISGIGAAYRLHQRNPQVTYRILERRTRIGGTWDLFRYPGIRSDSDIFTLSFPYQPWERPENIADGDHIREYLTTAAHTHGIDRHITFNTHVQSADWDSATDTWTVHAVENGEARAYRARFLFCGTGYYNYDKGYTPDFPGIDTFAGDVVHPQFWPESLDYAGKKVVVIGSGATAVSLVPAMAKTAGKVTMLQRSPTYLMSQWQIDPMVSFIRKLLPDKIAHRIVWFRNVLISVLSYNLLRKFPKGGRRLIRNRAMAALPPGYPVDVHFNPKYDPWDQRLCAVLDRDIFTAIGDGRAEVVTDHISHFDANGIVLKSGARIDADIVVTATGLELQALGGISLSVDGVAITPSDRYVYKEFLLEDVPNMAWCLGYTNASWTLRADMTARAFAKLVAYMDSHGYTHAYPHLGDVPMDEKKTFDLDAGYINRNPHALPKSGTHRPWHVRHNYVLDVIDHRFDRIEESMVFGRAAQRV; translated from the coding sequence ATGACGGCCAGCGACGGCGAGTTCTTCGATGTGCTGATCATCGGTGCCGGTATCTCCGGCATCGGCGCCGCGTACCGGCTGCATCAACGCAACCCACAGGTGACCTACCGGATCCTGGAGCGGCGGACGCGCATCGGTGGCACCTGGGACCTGTTCCGCTACCCGGGTATTCGATCCGACAGCGACATTTTCACGCTCAGTTTCCCGTACCAGCCGTGGGAGCGGCCGGAGAACATCGCAGACGGCGATCACATCCGCGAGTACCTGACCACCGCGGCACACACGCACGGCATCGACCGTCACATCACCTTCAACACCCATGTGCAGTCGGCCGACTGGGATTCGGCGACCGACACCTGGACGGTGCACGCCGTGGAGAACGGCGAGGCCAGGGCCTACCGCGCCCGATTCCTGTTCTGCGGCACCGGCTACTACAACTACGACAAGGGCTACACGCCGGACTTCCCGGGCATCGACACCTTCGCCGGCGACGTCGTCCATCCGCAGTTCTGGCCGGAGTCACTGGATTACGCCGGCAAGAAGGTCGTGGTGATCGGCAGTGGTGCCACCGCGGTCAGCCTGGTGCCCGCCATGGCGAAGACCGCCGGGAAGGTGACCATGCTGCAGCGGTCACCCACCTACCTGATGTCGCAGTGGCAGATCGACCCGATGGTCAGCTTCATCCGGAAGCTGTTGCCGGACAAGATCGCTCACCGCATCGTGTGGTTCCGCAACGTGCTCATCAGCGTGCTCAGCTACAACCTGCTCCGGAAGTTCCCCAAGGGCGGGCGCCGCCTCATCCGCAACCGGGCCATGGCCGCGTTGCCGCCGGGCTACCCCGTGGATGTGCACTTCAACCCGAAATACGACCCGTGGGATCAACGCCTCTGCGCGGTGCTCGACCGCGACATCTTCACCGCCATCGGTGATGGCCGCGCCGAGGTCGTCACCGACCACATCTCCCACTTCGATGCCAACGGCATCGTGCTGAAATCCGGTGCGCGCATTGACGCCGACATCGTCGTCACCGCGACCGGGCTGGAGTTGCAGGCCCTCGGCGGCATCTCCCTGTCGGTCGACGGGGTCGCGATCACCCCGTCCGACCGTTACGTCTACAAGGAGTTCCTGCTCGAGGACGTGCCGAACATGGCATGGTGCCTGGGTTACACCAACGCATCGTGGACCCTGCGCGCCGACATGACTGCCCGTGCGTTCGCAAAACTGGTGGCGTACATGGACTCTCACGGCTACACCCACGCCTATCCGCATCTGGGTGACGTTCCGATGGACGAGAAGAAGACCTTCGACCTCGACGCCGGTTACATCAACCGCAACCCCCACGCGCTGCCCAAATCCGGTACCCATCGCCCGTGGCATGTCCGGCACAACTACGTGCTCGACGTGATCGACCACCGCTTCGACCGCATCGAAGAGTCCATGGTGTTCGGACGGGCTGCTCAGCGGGTCTGA